The Carassius auratus strain Wakin chromosome 7, ASM336829v1, whole genome shotgun sequence genome contains the following window.
ACCACACGGCGTGTTCGTAATGGCCTGCATGACATGATACGCTTGCTTGGGAAGAAGCCAAGTGGTTTCTCAGGTGGCCTCATGTAAGGGTCTTGCTGCTGAGACGTCATCCCATGTTTAATGTCCTGTAGTTCAAAGATCCAGCTCATGCAAGTTAATCAGCCGCTAATGAAGGTGAGTACATTGGGCAAATTAAGCAGATGTTCAGATGGTGAGCAGGAAATGGAAACATGGAAAGATTAGATTTTAGACTTGAGACTGTTTCTGTGACCACTAAGGAAGTAATTGTTTATTCTGTggatttattgtattatattgacATGAATATTTCACCGATTGGCCTGTATTGGTGAAGGGGCCAAAATCAAATGTAGGTTGCTGGAAATAAGGTATATTGAGTTTGTATTTGAAAAGTATTGTATCTGAACCCGACAGAAGACTAATAGACCAGGCTAGTTGCACCTTTCCTATCTTATTTAACCATTCCCACACATCCCTCTTTTAAAGCCGCTTCTGTTTGTCCTGATGCCCAGCATGTTGACTTTGCTTTGAATTCCATCAATCTTTATGCTTTGAAAATCAGGCAGAGTTATGTAAAAGGAAGAAACAGCATATTAATTTCCTCTTGGAGAACTAGTACTGAAGTTGTAATTAAGTGTGCTCAGTTAACCTCTCGGGAGATAAGTGAGAGTACGTTTTCATCAGtgtctttttctgtctctctgcagCAAGCTTTAAATAAAGACATCTTGTTGGTGTTCAGGATtataaaagtcttaaaaatgtatgaatcatTTTGCCCACACCACCATTACATTTAGGCCTCACCATGCTATGTTTTTGCTAAGAtagtattatgttttattatttttttcattatgtagATTATCAGTCACAATGAACACCCtagtaaaatgtacttatttaaaaaacacttaTTACCACATATTaagcataaaatgtgttttaatgtcattattgatgaggattgtgtgatctttgaataatgtctgtttttaaatgcatgatatttaaagtgtacctgtcGTATACTTGTAGTAGTTCCACTTTAGTTCAGTCCacctttagttggacttcagcactacttctgcacaattaaagtgcgTCAAGtatacaaaattagttgttccaattcAGCAGACTTTATGTATACCAGttcattatacatatatatacaatataccaaaagtacaattgcaggatATTTTAAGTACATCAATATGCAAATGTAATTGTAGCATACGtggcatgaaataaatgtatttcatatacatttgattatatttctttttcataGTTCAACAGTCACATGTAATATGTAATCAGTATTCATCTGAGTAGTCAAATTTAAGATATCTGCACTCTCCAGATCAGGTGGATTCTCACCGCCTGTCAAAGTTTTTTTATCGTAtattagggatgtaatgatttaattgttattaattgtTAGTCCTTTGATTGCAAATTTAGTGTACGGTTCATTTGCTCTGTTGCATGATTTTGCACCTCTCTGCTGCCATAGTatgcaaatgtataaaaacatatgaaaattatatttatgtatcttTTTTCTCCCCTCCCTTCTTTCcgcatccctctctctctttctctccttttctcttgctCTGACTTCCTCCTTCTATCTGCATCTCTTGTTCTTCTcccctccctctgtctctctctctgtcagccGCCACCAACTTGGACTCGGAGAGCAAACGAACGGCCCACTTCCAATCGTCATGGCAACAGCATGTGAATGTGTTCGGCTCGTGGAGTAGGCCGGAGTGTGTGCAGGAACTGCACCAGGAGGCTCAGCTGAACCTACAGAGTCTGCTGCAAGGTAGGAGAGTCAGCTGCCGGCACTTCGTCTGTGTGTTCCCGTGCCACTAGAGGTTGTGTAGCCTGATCGTCTGCCTGCCTGGATCTGCCTATcatgtgttttcattttgtttttgtgggtgtgtgttttgAGTCGCCTTGCATGCTGGCTTGTCTGTGAATATCATCCACTTCCATTCCCATTCTGTGTTTGCCAGTGCGTGTAAGAGAGGCACTATTTGTTTTTCTATTCCTCTGAGCATCTTCATGTTTTCCCTCCACTCGCCTCCCATCATTCCCTCTCTATTTCTGACTCATACTCTGTCCTTCTTTATGATCCATTAGAATCATTTCCATTTGCAGATAATACACAGAGTCTCCCTTTATCTTtcgtgggtttttttttttagttagctGAATGAATATGCCAATGCGTGTGGCTCTTGCCTGTTGTGAGTGTGTGACTGTACATGGTTGAATTTCCCTCTTTTATCTCTATCTTGTTTGATGTCTGCTATTAATATATATCTGTTATGAGATGCTATTCTGGTTTAAGCTCCGCATCAGATCGACTGGGCAGCTGTTGCTTAAACAACAGTGAGTGGGTGGTCAGTGTTTACGAATGTGTGGCACTATGCTATGTGCATAAACAGCAATTTGCCTTTGCATATGTCTGTCTGCCATGCAAGGTTGCATTGCAATATCATGACATGGTGGGAGCAAGAAAAGTTTAAGAATCTGTTGCTGAAAACCTGCTGATTTACCATTTATTCAAAATGGGAGACATAGCAGTTACAGCCTGATAGACTATCTGCCATAAATATTTATTCCTTTCAACTTTAAGGACATagaaatttgaagaaaaaaaaagcccagTTGATATCACGGTTTGTTGTTATTAAAGGTGCtctatgtaagtttttgactctaatTAGGcacaaaaatactataaaatgtttgcagatatttaagaaaactgctaagttaacatacatttatctgaaaaacaatgctacagtcagttattctcatttgaaaatgtgtgttgaaGGGCAGAATGTcagtctttgttttggtttgtgaaataatatacaatgtaacattaaaacatttatttagtttacaATAGCAGTATTTGTTTAGTAAAAACTTTTGATTTTAGTAAttgaaagtaaatatatatatttaacatttaaagtctAAAGATTTAGTGGTATCAGAAAAATGTAATCAGATTTTCCTAGGCAAAAAGACTGTGTCTAATTTCACTACAGCAATGTACTTTAGCTCACACACAAGTCATTCTCAAACACTCTAGTTTTCAATTTGTTAATAGAGCACTAGAAGTGCAGTAAGCTATTTCTAAGAAACACGATTGAAAGTGAATCTGGcaccaaaatacatttattgtcaATCACCTGTAAAAGGTCTGTCTACTCATGATGGGGGAGGTGTCTGTGTTGCATAGCAAAGTTGTGAATTGGGGGGCGGAGCTATCAGGATTGGGGTGTGGTCTTTTCAGGTAGGGCCATGTTTGTTTTGGAGATTTCAAATACTAATAACATTTCCCAAAAATTGTGTATTGCACCTTTAAATTGTGGAATTTGCATGGGAAAATCTCCCCTCACACTAAATTCCTGACCACATGGATtcctattaaaattattttgttcgCGAAATGTTAATCATATTAACTAAAAACGATTGTATATAGTGCATAAATACAGTAAGTTTGTATAATGATGTAGCTGGTTTATCTTTTTGTGGCAtggtttttaatctttttaatttttttaaactatattcttagtattatagttattattaattattttgtgaaattatCACAATATTCGAATTTGATAACAGCCCGGTGTCTTGTCCATATCTTTCACTTGCATATTCATATAATGTAAGTCAAATAAAGAGCCATGCAATATTAAAGAGATTATGCATCCATAGTGCTTAAGATAATCaataatactgtatttatatCCAATCCCCCCATGCTTATAAATTATTTCTGTTCAGTTATGCACAAGACATGTAGTAGAAATTCTCCTACGCATTCCCCCTGACTTAAGTTTAGCTGGGAGCATCTACTGGCGACACCAAGCATCTAACGATGAAACTTTTAAAGTTTATAGTCTCTCGCATGTCTGCTGGTGACACCCTATTGAGTCAGGCAATGTCTGGCCCCTTTTGAACACTATCACTTGGGACTAAGATCTCAAGTGGCTGCACAGCAGTAACCAGACAGACTCCAAACAATGCCCTTGAATATGCTTTAATCATGGCCTGGAGGACCTCATTCCAATCAAAGAGAATCCCCAGCATCAAGGATACAACAGTTTATATAAGAAAGGTACATAGCCAAGGTAGTCACGTTACATAATTTTCCTCTAATATGATTGGTTCACTTATTTGGCAAATCATCTTTTTCCTCAAATCATGAGATTGTACCGTTATTAGTATTTTCAGACATCTAGTCATCTTGtcttgtccatgtttcattattgCAATGCTACTAAAGTTTAGAACATTTCTGTTCCTCAAAACATACTTAAAGGTTAAAAAGGGAAATGTTAGTCATCATTTAGGGTCAACTGATTTTATGATTAATttgaaaatgattacattttaaatttcctTCACAGAAACAAAGACCGAAAGGAAAACAGACCAGACAAAAACTGCACAAATTGACATGAAAAGGGGCATTGTTGCTCTTGACCTCTTCCATTCCTCTACTGCATACACAAGACAAGGAGTGACCCATATTTAATAAATGGGTGGTTTTCAGTGAGCATCTTGTTAGGCGCTGCTTTGAGGTCATTCATGACCACTCATTCACGCCCGAGTGGTTGGCATCGTGTCTAGACGAGCCATTTGATTGGCTGATAAGAATGGAGATTAGTTTTACTGACTGGCCTAAGATCAGTTCAGGGGAGGAGGGGAGAGTGTGTTTGAAataccttcacacacacacacacacacacacacatacgcagacatatatatatatatatacacacctacTCAGTCTGTTGCTTCTGATACTCGCTCCCATACATCATCTTTGAAGTTTTCATATTGGTCTTTGAAGCCTACCTTTCCACTGAGGCTTGAATGAACCAACCAGTGTTTCGGTGAGTTCTGACGCTCTAGTAAATCTAGTTTACTTTCTTTCTTGGAACTGTCTTTAGTATGAATTTCAAAGAATGCTTAGCTGCAGCCATTATAATTCTCACATTTTACAAGTCTTTAAATTAACATGAgcaactttatttattaaaataccattcaaaggtttgggtaaataagattttttttaaatacatttttaaaagaagtcttggatcagaaatacagtaaaatacagtaatatgaaatattattacaatttaaaacaacacttctattttactatatttaaaatgtaatatattagtaaagctgaattctcagcagtcattactccagcctttgttgtcacatgatccttcagaaatcattttaaaatgcttatttaatgctcgagaaacatttcttatcatcagtGCTGAAAATTGTTTTGctgattaatttttttgaatctatgatacttttatttatttatttacattaacaatgttatcaatattatgtttattaaaggCAAGTATGAATCTCAATAAAGTTAGTGTTTTTTACCTTTTTCATTTTAcctttattccaaaataatatctcaaggcagtatatatatattatttttatttgtgaactTATGTTAAGCTTTTCTTTTAAATAGTTAACTTTAAACTCTTGATGAATTTTTTGGATCATCAATCATAAAAGTTCGGAAAATATTAGTCACAGACACtgagattttactttaaatttcacCAGGCAAATTATTCTCTAAAAAGTCCCAAAAATCATTTTAAGACTTATTTTGATTTAACAAAGTGGtagttgtttacttttttattagtcTTCCCATTAATGCCATTATATTGTTCATTCAGATTGATTCGCGGATGGAGGAGGAGGGATTTATCACATGAACCAATCACAGccaaacataacataacacagATATCCAATCATATTGCGATTGAGGCATTGCCTTCTCTCACATGACTTTCCCccattcattctcaattaccCTCCACCAAACGTACCACACTCTTAAGGGGGTTTGTTAAAACTTGGGCTCAAGGGAGGCATAAGAGATGAGGACTCCTGCTGTAACTTAAGCTGCTGGTgttgctgttggacagtgtttctttagaaaaacaagtgaattatatactttttaattgtACGTTTTGTAatattggcatttttttttttgtactatgaTTTGTTTTCTCATCAAATATTTTGAGGAGGCAATGCCTCCCTCGCCTTCTCAGAGGAAACACCCGTCTCTAATATAGCTGACTGTTTGGAAAGTGAGGATAGTCATGTATATTAAAGAGGATTTTGCTCTGTGGTTTGTGTGTAGAATGCTTTGCAAGTTGGCCTGTGTTTGCAGAAGTTGGTTCTTGTTACAGATGCAGGGAAGTAATAGTCATAACACATTCCAAAACACAGTCTTTTTTACATTTCTCTTTGCTTTCCATGGGACTTTGCATAGTTTGCATAGAGATTGCATAGTTTGGTCCACCAGTATTTGCAGTGCAAGTGTTTCCTTGAATAACTTGGGGTCTAAGGCTTACTGAAGGATTGTCTCTCTGTGTATATCTCATTAGTGTAGTGATTTGAAAGCCAGCTGGTTAAGCATCATTCCTGGAATAGAACTGTCTCCATACAGCATGATAAATAAAATGCCACCACATATTTAAAAGTTGCACATGTGGCGGTAAACAGCACTAGGCTGTTAGTTTTGCTGAAGTCTCAGTCTTATTTTAGTGGAGGTTTAGGATTTCAAGTGTGTGCTCTGTTCGGCTATGTCTCAGCATGTGAAGGGGACTCTACTCAGCAAGGCTAAACTTGGGGCTTGGGGCTATTGTCGACTCCGGAGGTATGCCATTGTCTTAGACAGCCCACCATTGCTAGGCAACCCCAAGTCTAAGAGTGCGGCATCCCAGTTTGGAAAAAGAGGGATCAACCCCCACTAAAAACCATCGCACACACAGACCATATTATTGTGGACCTCACATAGGAAAAAGTTTTATATACTAAGATGGCATTGACTAATAACTTACATTTAACCTAACCCTAGCAGTAATCCTGTTGACATTTTTAAAGCGAAACATAATTTGGCCGATTTATGAGCCTTTCAACTACCTAAATGTCCTTACAAGGGAGTATTTGACATTTgaggacatttttttaaattcggCTCTCACTAGTATAGCCAAATCAGTGCCTACTTACTGAACTGTAAATTATAAAGACATAAGTATGTCTGTTTTTGAGTATATAGTGGGAGGGGAGAATGTTTTGGGGGATTAAAATGGCTACAAGAATGGGGTGGGGTCTTGTGAGGGGAGTCCTTGGAATGAATGTAATGGTAATCATTCTGTTTACAAGAGCCCTAGGGAACATTTCTGACGAAGAGGGAGAGAGATTTCATTAACTGATCTTAGTGTCTCTTAGAGCTGTTGCTGCAATAGCTTTAAAACTAGCATGTTGTGTCTGTGTCTACTCAGATTTTGAAGAGCAGTTGTATGATAACAGAGTGACAGGACAGACATTCAGACACCCTTCCTCTCAGAGCTCAGAGGACACGTCAACCACCCTCAGCCGATCCCCTTCCTCACTCAACAACAAGAAGACAGAGTTCGTCTTTGTGGTAACTACTTGTATACTGTCTTATCAGTTCTTATACTGATGAAACTAGAAATTTTGGCTTTTATTAAGTCACTGGATTCTGACTTGTGTGCCACCAACAAACTCATTTGTTTTCTGGGGAGCATTAATGTTCTCTGTAAAGTTTGCAAATCTAATTAGATGTGGTTTGTCCCCTGAATGAAAACAGCTACAGGCTTCTCTGTGCCGATGGTTTTGAGCATGTAAATAAGCCGTAATTTAAAGAGCCTGCCAAGACATCTGCTAAAAAAAGATAAACTGAACCCAGTGTTTGAATATAAAgaatattaattattcaaatgaattatataattatcacATATACCAAAAATctatatttagaaattaagtgcttaaatgtatacataatttgggtaataatacaaatcattacaaatacATAATTAGGAATTAATCATATTGGTTTATATTCATACTCtgattttatctctctctctctctctctctctctctttagcctGCAAATAAGCAGGTCTGTGAGGATGAGACCACAACATTAGGGGTCCGGGCACAGGACCCAACCCCATGTGGTTCAGAGAAGTCACTTCTAGGCTGGAATGCATCACTGAGTCCACCTGTTGCAGAGAAACCTCGCTGGTACCTGGGCCGACATACTCCAGCTCACCTTGTGCCCATTGAGATCACAGGTTGGCAAACTGTTATGTTGAGTGTATCTGGATACTTCTAAAGTCTTTTTAGAGTCTGAGTTGTTTGGAGGTGTCATTGATGtgtaattaatgttgaaaactttcAACAATTTATtagctgtttaattatttgatgaaattagTCCATATCAAGTGGTGAGAATGCTTTGCTGTCTACAGCACAGACTGAACAATAGTTTCTCCTTATTACattatcatcaccatcatcatcatcaccaccaccacagACAACACTGTTTCTTAGTTCTTTTGCTCTCTTTCCAAGGAGTTCACAGATCAGATATGATTTCTTATGAAAGTACTTAAACTGTTAAAGCATTTGCTCCTCTCTATAGCTGTCACCCTATTTTTTAAAGCAAGACATCACTTTCCCTCTCTGTCGCAGCTGTCCCACACCCATCTTCCCCCTTACTACCTTCCAGATCCCTTCTCTGTCCTGGATTTAGTAGAGAGGTGGCTGGATCTGTAAACACAGATAATGCTGTGCTTAGACTGCCTGGAGTCTGATTCCCAAAGTGGTGCTGCTCTTCACCCGCTAAAGATAATGAACAGGTagctgttgccatggcaacatgcaGCTCTCCCTACTTCGCTTAGCTTGGAGGTGCAGAAAAAGctgcatagagagagagagatggagatagAGAGAGAACTGTAGCGGATGGGTGGGAGTAACAGGGCCAGAGGAAGTAAGGTTTTTTTCACCTCCTTGTTGTTGGTATTTTCATGAATGAAGCCAGCTCACATGTAGGGAGGTAATGAGGTTTTGTTGGGAGAGCTGTTTTCTGAGAGACACAAGGGGTATCTATGTAAAGAACATAGTGAGAACTGGGTTTAATTAGAACATTATGTTCAGTTCTTTTCATCATTGTGGAATGGTGGACCATTTATTACAGCACTCCTTCCTGCGATGggtgtttaaaatgattaaacacCCAGTCATTGCAGTGCTTGAAAACATCACATGTATTGTCCCACAAAAACGATAGAAAGTTACATAAATCTGCCATTAGGTAGCACTTATCAGTGAATATCCAGCTCTTGTTTTGATGTATTATCCAGTGTCCATTGTCTGATTTCATTTCTCCAGATCAATCAGGTACCATGATCAAGTGTCCGGCTAACCATCTATCTCATGTTGGCTATTGCTTTTATCCATAAAAGATTGTTTTTTCATAAATGGCCAAAATGCTTGTCATTGCCTTTACTCAAGTCTGATTAGGCAGTCATAAGTTATGTTTTTCAGCCTGATCCTaacatgtatttaataatataccTTTTATACAACCGTTTTAAGGTAACATAATTTATCTGACTTAAGACTGTCAGTTAGCCTGACAGCTGGTATCTCATATCTTGCCTCAGGCCAGTGCTTTGATAAGCACTCCGCACAGCGCAGCGAACTGCGGGCCCCCTTTAGAACTGATTCAGCGGTCAACCCAAAGACCGTTCGCCGCCCGAGGAGTGTGATTGCAGGCCCCGATGTCACGCTGCACTGCCAAGGTGACTAACAGGAAGTTAGGCAAGTTACTGACAGGGTCAAAGAGTGCAAAaggaaataaacaggaaaaagaCAATGGGCACTGACCAATGATTTCCACCTAGAGTAATTTGTAAATCTAAAATCTAATGTTTGTTAGAGCCACACATAGGCTTTGAcaacttgttttatttaacaatattcggaataatatattttagaatctttacaaaaatgtataaacagcAAACTTCTGTTTTaaactcctttaaaaaaaaactattttgtctTTAGGTGACAGCAAAATTCTTGCTGTTGATCTAATACAAGGGGCCTGTTCCCCTGGATCCTCTCAACCCAGATCTTTGGAGCCAACTACAGAGAACACAGGCCAACAGCATATTCCCCTTCGGAAGACCCAGAGTGACCTGGAGTACAGTGTCCCCCCATCTCCAAAGACCCCATCAGGCATGATGGATCATGCCACTCTGATGTACCCTAGCCCCTCCTGGAATGGCCCAAAAGGTTCTACATTTTCTCCTTCCTGGAATGACTCTTACAACTATGCCTTGGTTACCAGCCCTGCTTCCAAGCAACCAGTATCTAAAACTGGAATGCTAACACCTGGAGGTGAAGGAGGTGGTCTTATCTGTCCATCCCAGACCAGTTCCGGCCTCTCCATGAGCTCAGGGTCACATTCCAGCTCTTTCGCTTCCATCTCGGAACCATGTGGAAACCGGATGTATACAGTGTCTACACAGGGGGGTGGCATTCCTGTAGGAAAACGGAATGACACTGAGGGGGCAACTTCCACTGCAGGCATGGGAAATAATAAAAGTGATCAGGAGAAGAGGTCAGTGCGGTCCAATGTCTTCAGGTTCCGTGAACGTTCACTTTCAACACCAACAGACTCTGGATCATTTTGCTCAGCAGATAATATATGTTCTCCAGGTGAAGCTGTCCCTGTTGTTCCAGAGGGTGAGAATTATGCCCTGTTATATCCGAGCAACAGCTCCGAGGATAGCACGAGCACTGATAATGTTTCTGTGACCACAGGTTCAGACTTTTTTCCAGATGGTCGCCTAAGGTCCCGCTCACGGAGTATCTCACTTAAGAAATCTAAGAAAAAGCCACCACCTCCAGTACGTAGTGTATCCCTAATGAAAAACCTATCAGAGGTTGGAGGAATGGGCTCCTACCACAGTGAAGGGCACTTCAGAGATGGTAGACCCAAAAGTCTCTTTATCCCTCGGGATCACCATATTCAAGATTCATTCCAGCCAGAGTTCCTAATTGTCAAGCCTGATGATGACACAGATCAGGCCCACAGTAGCTTGGAGACATCTTCTGATATTTCTCAGCCTCCTGACAGGGATACAGAGCTTGGGTTTCCTCCTCACTGGCAGCTTAACGAGTGGAAGTCCAACAATGATCCCTACCACTCACTGTCAGGTTCAAGCACAGCCACAGGTACCACAGTTATTGAGTGCATGAAGGTGCAAGGTAGCTCAGAATCCCTAAATTCACCCTCAACCTCACGAGCTACATCTCCATCCCTGCTCTCCATTGAAGCTGAAACCAAGGTATACCCCTTCAAGCTCCCATGCCTCTTGTCCCCATCCAGTGGCTACTCAAGCCAGTCTGAAACTCCAACCCCAACTATATCAAACACCCTGATCACTGGACCTTCTCCAGTTGGCTGCAAGATGCGCCCAAAGATTCCAGAACGTAAATCTTCCCTCCCAGCTTCTGCAAAGGATAAATCACGTTCACGTCTTTCATTTGAACTACCTGCAAACTCTCAGCTGGATCTGTCCTCTGTCAAACCCAAGCAGAAAGCCAGCCGACGCCACTCTGACACATCTACAGCCAACAAACCAGGTAAACTGAGCCCTAGTCAGTCTTCACTGCCTATGGTCACAACAACAGAATTGCGAAACATCCGACTTCGTTCAGTTAGCCGCTCAGAACTTGAGGACAGTCCTGATGGCTCTTCTGACATTATAGAGGAAGAGCAAAGTCGAGATCTCAGCCCTCCTATTACTCCTTCTAACACAAAACAGTCAAAGCCACCTGTTGCAACGAAGCCACCTCTACCTAAACGACCCATGAACTTGATGCTTAAATCTCCCTCATCCTCCCCTCTGGCACCTGAATCTCCTCCATCATCCCCTGTGGACCGACCCATGCCTGTGGGTAACATCTATATGGTTGTAAGAAAGCCCAAACCTAAGAGACCAGCTCAGTCATCACTCAGCACACCTGCAATAGCCCCACAAGAGCCACTCCATTACCATGTACCTCATCTTCCTGAGTTTGATCTGGAGCATGGGATTCCTATTGAAGAAGATCTACCGTCCCCAAGTAGCCCAGAGAGAGAGGACAAAAGTAAGACTCTTCCAAGTAGAATGACGATATCCTGTTTAGCGGAATTAGACAAAAGGAAGCCCAAGGTGCCTCCTCCGGTGCCAAAAAAACCCAATGTCCTTCTTCTGCCCTCTCCAAGCATCCAGACCAATGGTGGGGCAGAAAGGCAAACTCTACTCTCCGACAGCATCTCCCAGTCACCTACAGGTCCATCAGCATCTGACATTGAGGGTGATTTGCTTAAAGATGAAGATCAAGATGATCATGCAAGGGATCATGCAAACTTTAAAAATTCAGAAAGTTGTGCGACCTTTGGAAATCAAGAGAATGTTGTGGTAGCTGAAGAGGACAGTTCAAAAGATTCAGATTCTCTTCAAATTACAGAGAGAGAGGCACCTCAAACAGAGACAGTAACAGgttaaacatttgtttacattttcagtGAAGATATCTTTCTTGGCATAATCAATCTGGGGTTTAATTTATATTCTTCTATGTTGCTTCACAGAAACTTATGCAGAATCAGAAATACTGGAAGAGAACAACTCTGCAGCTGACAAGACTGAACTACACATAACAGAGGAAACAGACGATGATGTTTTTGTCAACACAGCCACAGCTCACACCACTGAGGACCTCTTCACCATCATACACAGGTAAAATTTGTACTTTAACATTCATGCTGATTTTATCTATTTCTCTCTAACTAGAATTACTTTGGTATAATTTGAATACATATGCGGATATGGTATTGTACTGGATTATCTGTCTTCCAGTGCAATTTTCTATGTGCAACTAAAAAATTTTATCAATATAACATAAATTGATTgctaaaaatcatttttttagcaatttaattGCTAACCATTTTATACAAATCTGTTTGTGATGCCCtctaatttaaatcattttt
Protein-coding sequences here:
- the LOC113106280 gene encoding NHS-like protein 2 isoform X2, encoding MCVCSEYDAVHGGECTFLTCHLFSTVNFKNRGSAERVCVLSDCTVMRWRRRRSPGQGGQGEARGSEAAFTMPFFRAATNLDSESKRTAHFQSSWQQHVNVFGSWSRPECVQELHQEAQLNLQSLLQDFEEQLYDNRVTGQTFRHPSSQSSEDTSTTLSRSPSSLNNKKTEFVFVPANKQVCEDETTTLGVRAQDPTPCGSEKSLLGWNASLSPPVAEKPRWYLGRHTPAHLVPIEITGQCFDKHSAQRSELRAPFRTDSAVNPKTVRRPRSVIAGPDVTLHCQGDSKILAVDLIQGACSPGSSQPRSLEPTTENTGQQHIPLRKTQSDLEYSVPPSPKTPSGMMDHATLMYPSPSWNGPKGSTFSPSWNDSYNYALVTSPASKQPVSKTGMLTPGGEGGGLICPSQTSSGLSMSSGSHSSSFASISEPCGNRMYTVSTQGGGIPVGKRNDTEGATSTAGMGNNKSDQEKRSVRSNVFRFRERSLSTPTDSGSFCSADNICSPGEAVPVVPEGENYALLYPSNSSEDSTSTDNVSVTTGSDFFPDGRLRSRSRSISLKKSKKKPPPPVRSVSLMKNLSEVGGMGSYHSEGHFRDGRPKSLFIPRDHHIQDSFQPEFLIVKPDDDTDQAHSSLETSSDISQPPDRDTELGFPPHWQLNEWKSNNDPYHSLSGSSTATGTTVIECMKVQGSSESLNSPSTSRATSPSLLSIEAETKVYPFKLPCLLSPSSGYSSQSETPTPTISNTLITGPSPVGCKMRPKIPERKSSLPASAKDKSRSRLSFELPANSQLDLSSVKPKQKASRRHSDTSTANKPGKLSPSQSSLPMVTTTELRNIRLRSVSRSELEDSPDGSSDIIEEEQSRDLSPPITPSNTKQSKPPVATKPPLPKRPMNLMLKSPSSSPLAPESPPSSPVDRPMPVGNIYMVVRKPKPKRPAQSSLSTPAIAPQEPLHYHVPHLPEFDLEHGIPIEEDLPSPSSPEREDKSKTLPSRMTISCLAELDKRKPKVPPPVPKKPNVLLLPSPSIQTNGGAERQTLLSDSISQSPTGPSASDIEGDLLKDEDQDDHARDHANFKNSESCATFGNQENVVVAEEDSSKDSDSLQITEREAPQTETVTETYAESEILEENNSAADKTELHITEETDDDVFVNTATAHTTEDLFTIIHRSKRKVLGRKEPTDSFGSRQCLVSPVKSSSTDLRTLGLSTTPRASSRNENFMALLQKRSNKASSGTRVSAMELLKSTNPLARRVTEFSQSQPDGSATNTPKPAPQDQ
- the LOC113106280 gene encoding NHS-like protein 2 isoform X4, with translation MFWDRKHGAMGNSQRRAKGRHKTKGATAATNLDSESKRTAHFQSSWQQHVNVFGSWSRPECVQELHQEAQLNLQSLLQDFEEQLYDNRVTGQTFRHPSSQSSEDTSTTLSRSPSSLNNKKTEFVFVPANKQVCEDETTTLGVRAQDPTPCGSEKSLLGWNASLSPPVAEKPRWYLGRHTPAHLVPIEITGQCFDKHSAQRSELRAPFRTDSAVNPKTVRRPRSVIAGPDVTLHCQGDSKILAVDLIQGACSPGSSQPRSLEPTTENTGQQHIPLRKTQSDLEYSVPPSPKTPSGMMDHATLMYPSPSWNGPKGSTFSPSWNDSYNYALVTSPASKQPVSKTGMLTPGGEGGGLICPSQTSSGLSMSSGSHSSSFASISEPCGNRMYTVSTQGGGIPVGKRNDTEGATSTAGMGNNKSDQEKRSVRSNVFRFRERSLSTPTDSGSFCSADNICSPGEAVPVVPEGENYALLYPSNSSEDSTSTDNVSVTTGSDFFPDGRLRSRSRSISLKKSKKKPPPPVRSVSLMKNLSEVGGMGSYHSEGHFRDGRPKSLFIPRDHHIQDSFQPEFLIVKPDDDTDQAHSSLETSSDISQPPDRDTELGFPPHWQLNEWKSNNDPYHSLSGSSTATGTTVIECMKVQGSSESLNSPSTSRATSPSLLSIEAETKVYPFKLPCLLSPSSGYSSQSETPTPTISNTLITGPSPVGCKMRPKIPERKSSLPASAKDKSRSRLSFELPANSQLDLSSVKPKQKASRRHSDTSTANKPGKLSPSQSSLPMVTTTELRNIRLRSVSRSELEDSPDGSSDIIEEEQSRDLSPPITPSNTKQSKPPVATKPPLPKRPMNLMLKSPSSSPLAPESPPSSPVDRPMPVGNIYMVVRKPKPKRPAQSSLSTPAIAPQEPLHYHVPHLPEFDLEHGIPIEEDLPSPSSPEREDKSKTLPSRMTISCLAELDKRKPKVPPPVPKKPNVLLLPSPSIQTNGGAERQTLLSDSISQSPTGPSASDIEGDLLKDEDQDDHARDHANFKNSESCATFGNQENVVVAEEDSSKDSDSLQITEREAPQTETVTETYAESEILEENNSAADKTELHITEETDDDVFVNTATAHTTEDLFTIIHRSKRKVLGRKEPTDSFGSRQCLVSPVKSSSTDLRTLGLSTTPRASSRNENFMALLQKRSNKASSGTRVSAMELLKSTNPLARRVTEFSQSQPDGSATNTPKPAPQDQ